Within Burkholderia diffusa, the genomic segment CTGCACCCGCTGCGCGCGCTCGGCCGGCAATCGGCTGCGAATCGCGTGATCTACGTCGGTACGTTCGCGAAGGTCCTCGCGCCCGGGTTGAGGATCGGTTTCCTGATCGCGCCGCCCGGGCTCGCCGGGGCGTTTGCGCATGCCCGCGCACTGGTTGACCGGCAATCACCGACGCCGTTGCAGGTCACGCTCGCCGAATTCATCGGCGAAGGGCATTTTGCGCCGCACCTGCGCCGCATGCGGGTGCTTTATGCGGAGCGTCGGGATGCGCTGCTGGCCAACGAACGCGGCCACGACGGCGCGCAACGCGACGAGGAACAAGCATGAAACTGAAACCCCTGGCGCTCGTTTGCGCTACCGCGTTCGCCGCGTGCTCGCTCGATCCCGTCTATCAACGTCCGGCCGCGCCGATTGCCGGCACGTGGCCGAGCAGCGCGCAAGACGCAGATGCAGTTGCCGCCCGACATCGGATGCGCCTTGTCGGTCTGCAGCGCGATGAAACCCTGCCTGCGCGTCGGGTCGCCACTACCGCACCGATTTAAGATCGAAGGCCCGTATACGCGGGCCCCATGCAATCAGCAATTGCCTTTCTTTGCCTGTCCGGGCGGGCAGAATCCGTTCCCCGGCCCGCCTTGTGGTGCGACGACGACCGGCGGACCCGGAACGTACGCGACGCACCCGCTGAGCGCGCCGACCACGCTCGCCGCGGCGAGCAATGCAATAACCCCTTTCTTCACTTCGTTCTCCCGTTTATTGACGAAAGGGCCGCATGGCCCTTTCGATGACGCCGCCCGTGCGTCAGAAACTGAAATTGACGTTCGACTGGCTGGTCGTTGCGTTGACGTTCGTCGATTGGGTTGCGCCCGACGCTGCATCCGCCTCGATCGTATATTGTGCCGCGGCGCCCGGCGATGCAGTCAGCGCGACCGGCAGCGAACCCGAATAAGTGCCGACGATCGGCGCGGCCGTGGGTACATTGAGCGCATAGGTGCCCGTATCCATGTTCGCGTTGATCGATGTGATCTCGTACGCGTTCGCATCGACGGTCTGCAATGCGCGCACGAACGCGTCGGCGCTTGCCGTCACCGTGCCGCTGACCGTGCTCATCGTCGATGCCGGCAGCGTGATCGGCGCATTCGATGCGGACACCGCCGTGGTCGTGTTCACGACGACAGGAACCGAGCGCACGATGCCCGACGCGAAGTTGTTTTGCACGATCACGACGTCGTAGTTGCCTTGCGTCGAACTCTGGATCAGCGGCGACAGCACGAACTTCCCGGTACCGTCGGCCACCGTGCCGCGGACCACCTTGCCGCCTTGTTCCGCATACACCGTCGCGCCGGCTTCGGCCGTTGCGACGTAACCGGAGATCGCGCCGCTGACGACGGTCGGTATCGCGGTGACGACCGGCTTGAGTGCGTACGTGCCGTTGCCTCGCTGGACGATCGACTTGCACGCGTTGAAGTCGAGCACGAGGTCGACGAGCGTGTTCGGTTGAACCGTGAAGGGCTGGATGATCTTGTAGCCGCTTTGCGTCGCGCTCGGCGTCGCGAGCGCCTGTTCCGTGCCGCCGGTCGGGACCACCGAATTCGCGAGCGTATTGCCCTGGTTCTGCGCGAGAACCAGGCGGACCTGTTGATACTGGCCCGCCGGCAGCGCCGTCTGGCCGATATCGGCGAGCACGCCGTTGGTCAGCGACAGCAGGTCGATCTTCTGTGGTGTCGCCAGCGTGATCGTCGACCAGCCGGCGTCGCTGTCGGAAGCATTCCCATTCGCATTGACGCGAACCTGCGAGACGGTTATGTAGACGTGGTCGAAGCCGCATGAAGGCGCATCGGTCATTGCGACATGCAGCGTGCCGGTTTGCGGGCCGCCGCCATCGCCGCCGCCGCACCCTGCAAGCGCGAATGGCACTGCCGCCGCACACAGTGCGGCCTTCCAGAATGTATTGTTCATTGTTTTGTCCCCCTCCGAACTTATTGTGGGTGCAACGAAGCATAGCCTCGGGGAACGTCCACAATATGGACAGCTTTGAAACGAAGCGTAAATTCTGCGTCGGAGCGTAAGGAATGTCGCTTCCCGACCGGTATTCGCGACACAGTGGCACGCATTGCGGCCCGCGGCGAATGAATCAGCTTTCGAATCGAACGAGCAGGGTGCGTGTCGCGGGAACACGGCCCATTTCGCGATCGGCGAAAACTTGATCGGTGAAAGCACTGAATCCGCCCCGATTATTTCGCCGCTATAGTCGAAGCTCGAACGATAGCCGCGCGCCATGCGCCGCCACCGTTCAGGCAACGACTGTAGACGGGTGCTGTATGAAAAACACAATCGAAAAGACCACCGGACCGGTATGGGGTGTGGCGGCAGGCGTGCTCCTGGCTGCCGCGGGGCTGAGTCTCGGTATTTTCCCGAGATCGCTGAACAGTACGGGAACCGCAAACGACTTCCTGGCATCCGGCGTCGCAATGCTGGGGATCTTCCTCGTCGTCTATTCCACGCACGAACTACGACGAAAGCGCCTGAACTGAGCGTCGGCGCGCTGTCGATCCGCGCAGAACGTTCCAGGTCGTCAGCCGGCTCAGGAATGCGCGCGCCCGTCGACGGAGCCGGAATCGACCAACAGGTCGTCGACGATGATTTCGCCGGCCGCGCGGCCCGCGCGCAACGCATCGAGGGTGTCGTCGAACAGGCGGCCGCCATCGTCGCCGAGCCTGACCGGCGCCAGCAGGCGCGGCGCGGCGCCGGCCGCGCGAACCTGCACGACCGCGACGAACCCGAACCGCAGCGTGGCGGGTGGCGGCGCGTGGTCGCGCGGTTCGTCGAGCCGGAATTCGCAGCGGACATCGATCGTGTATCCGCGGTAGGTATACGCACTGTTCATCTGCAGCTCGCTCGGAAGGGAACGCGACGACGGACCGTGGGCGCATCATATCGGCTCGCGCGAGCCGTTGGGGGTGGGGTGTCTACCTACTTGAGGATTTCGTGCCGGTAGACGAGTTCGACGATCCGCTTGGTTGGAATGCTCGCGCGCAGCGCATCGATGCCGTCGATACGAAACCACTTGCACTTCTCGATCTCGTTGCTCGCCTGCGCCGTCTGCTCGGCGCCGACTTCGGCGAAGAACACGTGGTGTACCTTCGCCAGCCCGGTGAACTGCATCGAATAGACGAGATCCTGGCCGATGATGCCGGTTTCTTCCAGCAGTTCCCGATGTGCAGCCTCGAGCGGCGTTTCGCTGCGCTTGATCGTGCCGCCGGGCAACGCCCATCGCGACGATACACGCGCAACCAGCAAGACCTGTTGTTCGCGGTAGCAGACGACGGTCGCGCGTTCCTTGAAGGGGACCGCACTGGCTTCCGGCGTATTCGTGGAGGCTGGGGATTGAGGCATGACCCGATTCTAGCGAGAGTCGGGCGCCGGGCCAAGCCGGAGCCTCCGAGCGCGACGCGGCCCGTCGGTCGGGCCGCGTCGTCATGGAGTCCGTAGCGTTACTTCTGTTCCGGCAGGAACCAGTTCATCACGAGCGCGCAGATGCCGCCCGTCGCGACGCCCGATTCCAGCACGTTCTTCAGCGCATGCGGCAGGCTGTTCAGGATGTCCGGCACTTGCGACACGCCGAGGCCGAGCGCGAGCGACACCGCGATGATCAGCAGCGCGCGGCGATCGAGCTGGATGCCGGACAGGATGTTGATGCCCGATGCGGCCACCGCGCCGAACATCACCATCGCCGCGCCGCCGAGCACGGGCTCCGGCACGGCCTGCAGCGCGCCCGCGACGACCGGGAACAAGCCGAGCACCACGAGCATGCCCGCGATCCAGATGCCGACGTAGCGGCTCGCGACGCCGGTAATCTGGATCACGCCATTGTTCTGCGCGAACACGGAGCTCGGGAACGTGTTGAACACGCCGGCCAGCAGCGAGTTCGCGCCGTTCACGAGCACGCCGCCCTTGATCCGCCGCATCCACACCGGCCCCTCGACCGGCTCCTTCGAGATCTTGCTGGTGGCGGTGACGTCGCCGATCGCCTCGAGCGACGTGACGAGATAGATGATCAGCATCGGTACGAACAGCGACCATGAGAAGCCGATGCCGAAGTGCAGCGGCGTCGGGACCTGGAACAGCGCGGCTTGATGTATGCCCGTGAAGTCGAGGCGGCCGAGCAGCGCGGCCGCGGCGTAGCCGATCACGAGCGCGATCACGAGCGCCGTGCTGCGCACCCATACGATCGGCACGCGGTTCAGCAGGATGATCGTGCCGAGCACGAGGCACGACAGCGTCAGGTTCTGGGCGCTCGCGAACGTGCCGTTGGCCATCGCGCCGTAGCCGCCGCCCATGCTGATCAGGCCGACCTTGATCAGCGTGAGGCCGATCAGCAGCACGACGATGCCGGTGACGAGCGGCGTGATCAGGCGCTTCACGAACGGCAGGATGCGCGACACGCCCATCTCGACGAACGAACCGGCGATCACGACGCCGAAGATCGCGGCCATCACGGTCTCGACCGGCGTGCCCTGCTTCACCATTACGCTGCCGCCGGCGATCAGCGGGCCGACGAAATTGAAGCTGGTGCCTTGCACGATCAGCAGGCCGGCGCCGAGCGGACCGAAGCGCCTGCACTGCACGAAGGTCGCGATGCCGGAAATCACCAGCGACATCGACACGATAAGGGTCGTATCGCGGCTCGATACGCCGAGCGCCTGACAGATCAGCAGGCCGGGCGTGACGATCGGCACGATGATCGCCAGCAGGTGCTGGAGCGCGGCGACGAAAGCGACCATCGGCGCAGGCCGGTCATTGGGGCCATAGACGAGGTCGCGCGACGACTCTGCGTCGTCGGCGCCGTGGGAGGCGGAGCGGGCGGGGGAGGCGGGTTGCATGGCGAGCGGGCCGGACAGGATGGAAAGTGCGGCATTTTATCCGAAGGGCCGGCCGGTGAAGCCCGGGCGCCATGCAACAGTCGGGATGGGGGAAAGCAGTGAGGGATCCATGTCGTCGAGCGCGCGACGCCGCCCGGTTCGTCAGCGTGAGCGGCGCCGCGCGCGCTAAGTTGCCCGGAAACCGGGCAGCGCGGGAATCCGCTCCGTCATGAACGCGAGGAACGTGCGGGTCCTCAGCGGCAGATGCCGACGCGACGCATGGACGAGATGCAGCGCGTGCGGCACGGGCATCTCCCACTTCGGCAGCAGCCGGACGAGCTGTCCGCCGTCGATCAGGTCCTGAACGAGCCACGCGGGCGCGCTGCCCACCGCGCGGCCGGCGAGGAAGCATTCGCGCAAGGCCAGCGAACTGTCGACGCGATACCGGCTGCGCACGGGCACGCTGACGGCCTCGGCGCCCCTTTCGAATGCCAGCTCCGTGCCGATGCCGGCGCGCGCGTAGCCGACATGGTCGTGGTTGGCGAGGTCTTCGGGGCGGCGGATCCTGGATGCCTGCGCGACATAGCGCGGCGCCGCCACCAGCAGGCGCGGCGACGTCGCGATGCAGCGCGCGATCGCGTCCGGCGGCAGCGCATGGCCGAGGCGGATCGCGACATCGACGCCTTCCTCGACCAGGTCGATCACGCGATCGGTCAGATGCAGCTCGATGTCGATCTCCGGATAGGCGTCGAGGAATTCGAGCATGAGTGCGTTCAGACGCAGCTCGCCGAGCCCCGTCGGCGCATTGACGACCAGTTTGCCGACCGGTCGCAGCGTCTGCCCACGCACCTCGGCGACCGCGCTCGCGTATTCGTCGATCACGCGCTTGCAGCGCTCGTAGAACCGCCGGCCTTCATCGGTCGGTGCGACGCTCGTCGTCGATCGTTCGAGCAGGCGCACGCCGAGCGTTTTCTCGAACGCGGCGATGACCTTGCTGATCGTCGGCTGACCGGTGCCTTCCTCGCGCGCGACCGCCGAGAAATTGCCCAGTTCGACGGCGCGCACGAAGAGGCGCATGGAACGCAGCGAGTCCATCTTATTCCTCCCGGGCATGAGCCCTATTCGAATTCATCGTCTTCCACCTCGTCGGAGCATGACCTAACGTGCGTGAACCTTCAATCCCCGACGAGGAGTCGACATGAACGAGGCAATGCAATCGCCGGCGCTGGACGGCGCGCATGTGGTGGTATTCGGTGCGAGTTCCGGAATCGGCCTCGCGGCCGCCGCAGCGGTGAAAGCGCGAGGCGCGACCGTCACGCTGGTCGGCCGTACCGGCGCGACGCTGGCGGCCGCCGCGCAAACGATCGGCGGCGCGCGCACCGCGATCGCGGACATCGCGGACCGGGATGCCGTGCAGCGCGTCTTCGAGCCGATGACGCGCGTCGATCACCTGGTCGTCACGGCCGGACGATTCATCGCCGGCAAGCTGGCCGACACCGATCCGGACCACCTGCTTGCCGCGCTGCAGGAGCGTATCGCCGGGCCGGTTCATGCGATCCGCGCCGCGTTGCCGCTGATGCCCGCGACCGGCTCGATCGTGCTCACCGGCGGGCAGCTGGCGGACCGTCCGTCCGGGCAGGGCACGTCGGTCATCGCGGCCGCCGTGCGCGGCGTCGAGGCGCTGGCACAATCGTTGGCACTGGAACTCAAACCGATCCGCGTGAACGTCGTCGCGCCCGGTTTCGTCGACACGCCGCTGTACGACGCATTCGGCCCGGAAGCGCGCGACGCGATTCTCGGCGAGGCCGCTTCGGCATTGCCCGGCGGGCGAGTCGGCCGCGCCGACGAAGTCGGGGAAGCGATCGCGTTCCTGTTGGGAAACGGCTTCATGAATGCCGAGATCCTGCACATCGACGGGGGCGGCCGGCTGGTGTGATGCGCGGGCGTTGCGTGCGGCGCCCGATGTTTCAGCCGGCGGCGTGCGTTTTCGTGCCGCGGGCCGGTGCGCGCGGTGCGCGGGCCGCTGGATACGCGCGCTTGCACACGTCGATGACGACCTCGCGCAGGCGGCGATGCGCGGGGTCGTGCTGCATCCGCGGATGCCAGAGCGCGGAGATCAGGATCTCGGGCAGCCGGACCGGTATCGCGAAACTGCGCAGCCCGAGCGCGTCCACGAGCCCCGGCGTGAATGCGTTGCCGAGGCTCGAGCGCGGTACGAGCGCGATCAGGTCGGTGCCGGCCGCGACGCGCATCGCATCGGGGTAGCCGGGCACCACGACCTGCACGATATGGGCGGGCGCGCGCGTGTCTGCCGGATCGTTCGCCGGCCCGCTGAAGTCGCCGAGCTGCGATGCAATCACGTGACGGCAGGCCGCGTAGCGCGCAGGCGTGATCCTGTCCGCCGCGAACAGCGGATGCCCGGCGCGCGCCACCGCGACGTGTCCGTCGTGAAAGAGCTCGCGCGTATGCAGCTCGGGCGCGTCGTCGCCGCGCTTGCCGATTTCCAGATCGACCGTGCCGTCGCGCAGCGGCCCCGGATCGCGATCGAGCCTCGCGACGAAACACACGCGTACGCCGGGTGCGATTTCGCCGATCGCGGCGACCACCGGGCCGGCGAGCATGTCCATGAACGACGCGGCCGCGCGGATGGTGAACGTGGACGACAGCGTAGCCATGTCGATGTCGGCCGTGGCCGGACGAAGCACGGCCCGCGCATCGCTCGCGATGGCATGCACGCGATCGCGCAACGCCGACGCGTGCGGCGTCGGCACGAGCCGGCGTCCGGCGCGCACGAGCAGTGGAT encodes:
- a CDS encoding DUF4382 domain-containing protein is translated as MNNTFWKAALCAAAVPFALAGCGGGDGGGPQTGTLHVAMTDAPSCGFDHVYITVSQVRVNANGNASDSDAGWSTITLATPQKIDLLSLTNGVLADIGQTALPAGQYQQVRLVLAQNQGNTLANSVVPTGGTEQALATPSATQSGYKIIQPFTVQPNTLVDLVLDFNACKSIVQRGNGTYALKPVVTAIPTVVSGAISGYVATAEAGATVYAEQGGKVVRGTVADGTGKFVLSPLIQSSTQGNYDVVIVQNNFASGIVRSVPVVVNTTTAVSASNAPITLPASTMSTVSGTVTASADAFVRALQTVDANAYEITSINANMDTGTYALNVPTAAPIVGTYSGSLPVALTASPGAAAQYTIEADAASGATQSTNVNATTSQSNVNFSF
- a CDS encoding NUDIX hydrolase, translating into MPQSPASTNTPEASAVPFKERATVVCYREQQVLLVARVSSRWALPGGTIKRSETPLEAAHRELLEETGIIGQDLVYSMQFTGLAKVHHVFFAEVGAEQTAQASNEIEKCKWFRIDGIDALRASIPTKRIVELVYRHEILK
- a CDS encoding nucleobase:cation symporter-2 family protein: MQPASPARSASHGADDAESSRDLVYGPNDRPAPMVAFVAALQHLLAIIVPIVTPGLLICQALGVSSRDTTLIVSMSLVISGIATFVQCRRFGPLGAGLLIVQGTSFNFVGPLIAGGSVMVKQGTPVETVMAAIFGVVIAGSFVEMGVSRILPFVKRLITPLVTGIVVLLIGLTLIKVGLISMGGGYGAMANGTFASAQNLTLSCLVLGTIILLNRVPIVWVRSTALVIALVIGYAAAALLGRLDFTGIHQAALFQVPTPLHFGIGFSWSLFVPMLIIYLVTSLEAIGDVTATSKISKEPVEGPVWMRRIKGGVLVNGANSLLAGVFNTFPSSVFAQNNGVIQITGVASRYVGIWIAGMLVVLGLFPVVAGALQAVPEPVLGGAAMVMFGAVAASGINILSGIQLDRRALLIIAVSLALGLGVSQVPDILNSLPHALKNVLESGVATGGICALVMNWFLPEQK
- a CDS encoding LysR family transcriptional regulator, translated to MDSLRSMRLFVRAVELGNFSAVAREEGTGQPTISKVIAAFEKTLGVRLLERSTTSVAPTDEGRRFYERCKRVIDEYASAVAEVRGQTLRPVGKLVVNAPTGLGELRLNALMLEFLDAYPEIDIELHLTDRVIDLVEEGVDVAIRLGHALPPDAIARCIATSPRLLVAAPRYVAQASRIRRPEDLANHDHVGYARAGIGTELAFERGAEAVSVPVRSRYRVDSSLALRECFLAGRAVGSAPAWLVQDLIDGGQLVRLLPKWEMPVPHALHLVHASRRHLPLRTRTFLAFMTERIPALPGFRAT
- a CDS encoding SDR family oxidoreductase, whose translation is MNEAMQSPALDGAHVVVFGASSGIGLAAAAAVKARGATVTLVGRTGATLAAAAQTIGGARTAIADIADRDAVQRVFEPMTRVDHLVVTAGRFIAGKLADTDPDHLLAALQERIAGPVHAIRAALPLMPATGSIVLTGGQLADRPSGQGTSVIAAAVRGVEALAQSLALELKPIRVNVVAPGFVDTPLYDAFGPEARDAILGEAASALPGGRVGRADEVGEAIAFLLGNGFMNAEILHIDGGGRLV
- a CDS encoding LysR family transcriptional regulator, encoding MEDIDLNLVTALDVLLTEGSVTGAARRLGLSTSAMSRTLTRLRTATGDPLLVRAGRRLVPTPHASALRDRVHAIASDARAVLRPATADIDMATLSSTFTIRAAASFMDMLAGPVVAAIGEIAPGVRVCFVARLDRDPGPLRDGTVDLEIGKRGDDAPELHTRELFHDGHVAVARAGHPLFAADRITPARYAACRHVIASQLGDFSGPANDPADTRAPAHIVQVVVPGYPDAMRVAAGTDLIALVPRSSLGNAFTPGLVDALGLRSFAIPVRLPEILISALWHPRMQHDPAHRRLREVVIDVCKRAYPAARAPRAPARGTKTHAAG